CAGGAGGCCTTCTTATGAATAGGAACTGTTGATTATTGAGCACCGAATGTGTGCTGCACAGTGACATGCCGAGGCTGAGAGCACACAGCGGGAAGGTCTGGGCCCGGGGCCGGGGTTCAAATCCTCGCTCTGCCTCTTCCCAGGTGCGTGGCTTGGGCAGCTTCTTGACTTCTGTTCgcccttaatttcctcatctgtgaaatgggcgtCAGGATAACACCTGGTGTGTTGGGATTCACTGAGTTAACACCCAGAAACCGAGTAGCATAGTGTGTTCTCACCACATCTGCCAGGAGATGGCTGGCTACCACCCATCTTCCAAACAAGGTAAGTGGGACTCAGAAGGGCTCAGTGTCTTGTTCAAACTCACAACAATGGCCTTGAATCTGTGGTCCACCTTTAGAGCCCACATGGCCCCAGGAcctgccccacctcccatccttccataagaaagttccaGTAGAAGGAAAAGACATTTACTGTCGGTGCTTTGACCCCACACAACCCCTTTCCCCGGCTGTGGGGCAGGGCATGTCATATGTCGACATTGTCCCAGAAGCTGTTCCTCCATATGGAAACGGGCTTGCAAGTCTGTGCGTAAGGACCCAGTGGAAACACTAACCCCCCCTTGCCACACAGGTTGTTACTGCTTGCCAGAAAGCCGAGCTGCCCCCAAGCCCTAGCTCCACATCTAAGTCTCCTGCCCCTCATCCACGCAGGGGCCCAGCCAGGGGGCACTTTGGGTGGGGACTGAAGTCCCAGGACTGCAGACGTCAGCCTTCCCTAGGTTCTTCTGGGCCCTTAGCACCAGAACCCCTGGGCTGCAGCCATGCGCCCACCCTCCCTAATACGTTCACTCCCTGGGCCGGAAACAGGGCCATCAACCCCAGAATGAACCGCTGCTTCAGAAACATCCAGACCCTGGCCAGGCctactttaaaattacattttatttctctttgtgaatgtttgttgttgttgttgttaaaaagattcattttacattttcttcaagAGTCTTGTGCCTCCTGGTAAGTGCACTGGTTTGTTTTCACAGTACTCTCCACGACCATGGACGGTCCTTATTGCTGGCGGAGTGTGTCCACGCCAGGGAGGGGGACACCAGAGGGGTCGGGGACCCAGGTAAGACGCCTGGGGCCTGTGCTCCATGAGGGAGGAGGCCAAGGGAGCAAGCTGAGCTGAGCATCCTCAGCTGGACCTACGGCCCCCGCGGGGTCTTCCCAGCCCTGTCTtcagagaggctgggaggggcagagaggacggggctggtggggggtggggatgagcCAGGGAGCAAGCTGAGCTGGGGGCCTGGGCATGCGGTAGGCCGAGGTGGAGGCAGCCAGAGCAACAGCGCCCCTCCAGGTGGGCACAGCGCTGGCCCCGTCGAGGGGGCCTGCTCACACCCAGGGAGTGTGGGCTTGGGGGGCTCCGCCCGAAACAGCTTGGGACCACCCCTTACTGCTCCTTCccgctcccaccccacctccagtaAGAACTCCTTAGTGATGACCCAGCCCGAACCAGAACTCTGGGTCCTGACCCCTCGCCCAGGGCCCTTTCTCCTATTTAGTGCAAGAAAGACCTGAGTGCAGAGAAGGGCCATGCCACCGAGGGGCCAGGTCCCGTCCACggcggcccctccccagcctgtccccagaggtAGAGCGGGGAACCATCGTCCCCCTCACTAGAGGCCATGGCCTCTCTGGGTGGCAGGGCCTCCAAACACACCAAGGGGAACCGGCAGTTTCCAGAGGGAAGGTCCCCGGCCTGACAGGGGTCCCCCAAGCACCAGGCTGGCAGCCGGCCGCACAAAGCTGTTTCTGGCCCAGTTGTTCCAGGATAGCTGCACGCCTCCCATCAGGAGCGGGCTCGGGAGATGGCTGGACATTAAGCACCCCTTGAATAAATACAATATCACGTGGATAAAGGAGCAGAGCAAGGATTCAGTGACCGGCGCCCTCCCACACTGTCACCGGGACTCCTACAAGTGGCTCATCTGCAGCAGAAATggattatttttcttatctgacAGTTTTCTGTGCTTGAATATTATTAGTCTGAATGAGGGGCCCAGGTGGTGTAGCTGTGGGTTTGGCAAGCTTGGAGGAAGGGGCTttagctgggtgtcccctcagctCCTGCAAGCAGCCTTCAAGGCAgacattgcttaaaaaaaaagagagagagagagagagaaaaaaagcttGGCGACACTCAGGCCCAAGTCCTGGGGCTCCCACAGGCCAGGTCCCGAGGGAGGGTGGCCTCGAGGACTGGCCTTACTGTCCCAGACCAGCCTCAAGCCCAGTCCCCTCagtcccccagccctgggccctggtCTGCTCCTTCGAGGCCGGGCAGCAAGAGTCtacctcctgcctccccagccttccCAGAGCCAGGAACACCGATCTTTGGGTGCCCCGCACCTCCAGCACGTGGTGCTCAGAGCCTGTCGGCAGCCCGCCCCCAGAGCGCCTGGGAGGGGCGTCCCTGAGAAGGTGCGGGGAAGGAGGTGTGGGCCCTTTTACCTGTGAACTGCAGCTGGGTAAGGTGGCTGGCCCTCCAGGCGTTTGGGACCAGTGGAGATGGAAACAGAAAAGCTGCGCACTTAGATGTGCCCGCAGGCCTGTCTGAGGATGGGCGCTGAGGACTGAGATGGGGACGTTCCCTGGGCTCAGCCTGTAACTCACAggaccctccctctctcctcctagACACACTGGAGGCAAGTTCCGGctgcagagaagagaggagagagaagcccCTGGCCGACCTACCCTGGGCCCGAGCTCACAGCCCTTCTCTGCAGGCACGGGGTAGGGCGGGGGGTGTTCTAgccagggtggggagaaggggcttTTTAGACAGAGTCCGTGGTTTCGGCTCTGCTAAAACGAAAGAATAAGCAGCTGGTTTTAGATCTAAATCTGCACCCCGGGCCCTTCCGCTGACACGCGGGCGGCGGGGCTCAGGTGCACCTTTCTCTCGTCCCTAACccaaccccctcctccctcacctctggcAGAAGATGAAAAGTCCAGTAGAAAAGAGATCCTGCTTTCTttgtttcagggtttttttctttaaattcagcTTAAGGCAAAAGTTTGGCAAAGCAAGTCTACATAAGGCCGCGTGACGGAGGACGAGGGGGAGCTGCCGGGGAGGGGCCGCCACACCCGCAATCAGCCGGGGCAGGCGCCCACCAGGCTCACCACCAGCTCCTCCTCGTCCCACCCCTGAGCCTCGTGAAGaggcgttaaaaaaaaaaagaactgaaaaaaagcaGTTGTTCCAGGGACTCTGTCGCAAGTGAATGACTGAAGTCGCGAGGGGAGGAGAGCAGACCCAAGAGGACACCGAGGGCCACGTGGGCTGGTCGGTCCCCCCTGGGTCTCCCCTGCCCCGGGAAGCAGGTTCCGGGAGGACGGGGGCACCTGGGGGGCGTTCGCACAGTGAGACCCGCCCGCTGGACAAGGTAGAAAGGTTGTACTTTGCTGAATGACTGCGGAGTCCCTGTGGGTTTTGGAGCAGGGTTATTATTTGGGTGTAACCTTGGGGGCGCCCTGGCTGTTACCGGTGCTTGGGCGGGATCACCACCAGCGGCTGCCCGTACTTGGGCCGCCACATGAGGACCTGAGCGTCGTTGGCGTTGGGCTTGACCAGGGCGCTGGGCGGGATCGGCTCGTTCTTGCTCAGGATTTTGGGCTGGTCCTGGGCGATGGGCTCCCGCAGCCGGGCGCGCTGGCCCAGGGGCCGGTTGGGGTTCACCTCGATGCTGAGCTGCATGCGCCAGTGAAGCGTCTGCAAGATGATCATGTCATTGGTGGAGGTGTTGGTGGCCACCAGCCACGTGGTGAAGCTCTGGTCCCGGTAGATGTTGGTCAGTTTGGCCACGTTGCTCTCGCTGACGGGCACGGCCCACGTGACACTTGGGTAAAAGTTGTCGTTCATGCTGATGATGAACTTGGAGTCTCTCTTGGTGGGGCCCACGATGGTGCAGGTCTCTGTGGTGTTGCCGTACCAGGGGTAGTTCACCCCGTCCGAGTCGCTGATGGCCTCAATCTTGCCTTCCTGGAGGTCCGGGAGCTCCCAGCTGGACCTGAGGACAGGAAGGCCAGTTTACTCAGCCAGCCACCCACCTACAGGCTCTTCTTCCAAGTCCCTCTACCCATGGGGCTTACCTCCCGGGGGGGACCAGACAGTAAACAGACACCCAACATCATGTTGGGGAAACGGGGCTCCCCGAGACACAGCCACCCTCAAAAGCCACATCCTGTTCTCTTGCATCATCTCAAGTTggtctccccctccacccccggaAA
The nucleotide sequence above comes from Camelus dromedarius isolate mCamDro1 chromosome 10, mCamDro1.pat, whole genome shotgun sequence. Encoded proteins:
- the FAM78A gene encoding protein FAM78A isoform X3, with protein sequence MPSFLWDCWPSLEIRAVLCAMGCIQSIGGKARVFREGITVIDVKASIDPIPTSIDESSSVVLRYRTPHFRASAQVVMPPIPKKETWIVGWIQACSHMEFYNQYGEQGMSSWELPDLQEGKIEAISDSDGVNYPWYGNTTETCTIVGPTKRDSKFIISMNDNFYPSVTWAVPVSESNVAKLTNIYRDQSFTTWLVATNTSTNDMIILQTLHWRMQLSIEVNPNRPLGQRARLREPIAQDQPKILSKNEPIPPSALVKPNANDAQVLMWRPKYGQPLVVIPPKHRRNLPPVCLGGEREGPVSYRLSPGNVPISVLSAHPQTGLRAHLSAQLFCFHLHWSQTPGGPATLPSCSSQQCLP
- the FAM78A gene encoding protein FAM78A isoform X2 encodes the protein MPSFLWDCWPSLEIRAVLCAMGCIQSIGGKARVFREGITVIDVKASIDPIPTSIDESSSVVLRYRTPHFRASAQVVMPPIPKKETWIVGWIQACSHMEFYNQYGEQGMSSWELPDLQEGKIEAISDSDGVNYPWYGNTTETCTIVGPTKRDSKFIISMNDNFYPSVTWAVPVSESNVAKLTNIYRDQSFTTWLVATNTSTNDMIILQTLHWRMQLSIEVNPNRPLGQRARLREPIAQDQPKILSKNEPIPPSALVKPNANDAQVLMWRPKYGQPLVVIPPKHRRNLPPVCLGGEREGPVSYRLSPGNVPISVLSAHPQTGLRAHLSAQLFCFHLHWSQTPGGPATLPSCSSQGCLMSSHLPSPLLMGGVQLSWNNWARNSFVRPAASLVLGGPLSGRGPSLWKLPVPLGVFGGPATQRGHGL
- the FAM78A gene encoding protein FAM78A isoform X1; its protein translation is MPSFLWDCWPSLEIRAVLCAMGCIQSIGGKARVFREGITVIDVKASIDPIPTSIDESSSVVLRYRTPHFRASAQVVMPPIPKKETWIVGWIQACSHMEFYNQYGEQGMSSWELPDLQEGKIEAISDSDGVNYPWYGNTTETCTIVGPTKRDSKFIISMNDNFYPSVTWAVPVSESNVAKLTNIYRDQSFTTWLVATNTSTNDMIILQTLHWRMQLSIEVNPNRPLGQRARLREPIAQDQPKILSKNEPIPPSALVKPNANDAQVLMWRPKYGQPLVVIPPKHRRNLPPVCLGGEREGPVSYRLSPGNVPISVLSAHPQTGLRAHLSAQLFCFHLHWSQTPGGPATLPSCSSQVKGPTPPSPHLLRDAPPRRSGGGLPTGSEHHVLEVRGTQRSVFLALGRLGRQEVDSCCPASKEQTRAQGWGTEGTGLEAGLGQ